The following proteins are encoded in a genomic region of Rattus rattus isolate New Zealand chromosome 2, Rrattus_CSIRO_v1, whole genome shotgun sequence:
- the Rasgrp4 gene encoding RAS guanyl-releasing protein 4 isoform X3, whose translation MNRKDIKRKSHQECSGKAGGHGRPRQARRHKTCPTPREISKVMASLNLGVLSESSCSVDELLEECIRCFDSSGSLCRGDHILKMVLTMHSWVLPSSDLAARLLTSYQKAAKDARELRQLQICYLVRYWLTHHPEVVHQEPQLEAIINRFWTTVAQEGNMAQRSLGDASNLLSPGGPGPPPPMSSPGLGKKRKVSLLFDHLETEELAEHLTYLEFRSFQAITVMVLSRPGPVQRAQVVDKFIRVAQRLRQMQNFNTLMAVTGGLCHSAISRLKDSHVHLSPDSTKALLELTELLSSHNNYAYYRRTWASCTGFRLPVLGVHLKDLVSLYEAHPDRLPDGRLHLPKLNSLYLRLQELAALQRQHPPCSANEDLLHLLTLSLDLFYTEDEIYELSYAREPRCPKSLPPSPFKAPVVVEWAHGVTPKPDSATLGQHVEQLVESVFKNYDPEGHGSISLEDFEKLSGNFPFACHGLHPPPRHGSGSFSREELTKYLLHASAICSKLGLAFLHAFQEVTFRKPTFCHSCNGFLWGVTKRGYRCQDCGLCCHRHCRDQVRVECKKRPETKGDPGPPGAPGPATPLPPTGCGSEEGLSYTLSPHLESGCHLHHAWTQTESSHSSWEPEMVPCPAPVLPSKASSKSSA comes from the exons ATGAACCGGAAAGACATCAAAAG GAAGTCTCATCAGGAATGctctgggaaggcaggagggcaTGGTCGGCCGAGACAGGCCCGCCGCCACAAGACGTGTCCCACCCCCCGGGAAATCAGCAAGGTCATGGCTTCCCTGAACCTGGGCGTGCTGAGTGAGAGCAGCTGCAGTGTGGATGAGCTACTGGAGGAATGCATCCGGTGCTTTG atTCATCTGGCAGCCTATGCCGAGGGGACCACATTCTCAAGATGGTGCTTACCATGCACAGCTGGGTGCTGCCATCCTCAGACCTTGCTGCCCGCCTGCTGACTTC GTATCAGAAGGCTGCCAAAGATGCTCGGGAGCTAAGACAGCTACAGATCTGTTACCTGGTCAG GTACTGGCTGACCCATCACCCCGAGGTAGTGCACCAGGAACCCCAGCTGGAAGCAATCATAAACCGGTTTTGGACCACTGTAGCTCAGGAGGGGAACATGGCCCAAAGGAGCCTAGGAGATGCCTCCAATCT GCTGAGTCCTGGAGGGCCCGGTCCCCCACCTCCCATGAGCAGCCCAGGCCTGGGCAAAAAGCGGAAAGTGTCCTTGCTGTTCGATCACCTGGAGACAGAGGAGCTGGCAGAGCACCTTACTTACCTGGAGTTCCGGTCCTTCCAGGCCATCACG GTCATGGTGCTGAGTCGTCCTGGGCCTGTGCAGCGTGCCCAGGTAGTGGATAAATTCATTCGTGTGGCACAG AGGCTTCGCCAGATGCAGAATTTCAACACACTGATGGCGGTCACGGGGGGTCTGTGTCATAGCGCCATCTCCAGACTCAAGGACTCCCATGTCCATCTGAGCCCTGACAGCACTAAG GCCCTGCTGGAGCTGACAGAGCTCCTCTCTTCCCACAACAACTATGCCTACTACCGCCGCACCTGGGCCAGCTGCACTGGCTTCCGGCTGCCAGTACTGGGTGTTCACCTCAAGGACCTGGTATCTCTGTATGAGGCCCATCCAGACAGGTTGCCAGATGGCCGCCTGCACCTACCCAAGCTGAATAGCCTCTATCTACGGCTGCAGGAGCTggcagcactccagagacagcaTCCCCCGTGCAGTGCCAATGAGGACCTGCTACACCTGCTGACG CTCTCCCTGGATCTCTTCTACACGGAAGATGAGATCTACGAGCTTTCTTATGCCCGGGAGCCACGTTGTCCCAAGAGTCTG CCCCCATCCCCCTTCAAAGCGCCTGTGGTGGTAGAGTGGGCCCATGGTGTGACGCCAAAGCCAGACAGTGCGACTCTGGGTCAGCATGTGGAACAGCTAGTGGAG TCCGTGTTCAAGAACTATGACCCAGAAGGCCATGGCTCTATTTCTCTGGAGGACTTTGAGAAGCTGTCAGGCAACTTCCCCTTTGCCTGCCATGGGCTTCACCCACCTCCCCGCCACGG GAGTGGCTCCTTCAGCAGAGAGGAGCTGACCAAGTATCTGCTCCATGCCAGCGCCATCTGCTCCAAGCTGGGCCTGGCTTTCCTGCACGCCTTCCAGGAGGTCACCTTCCGCAAGCCCACCTTCTGTCACAGCTGCAACGGCTTC ctctggggggtcACCAAGCGAGGCTATCGCTGTCAGG ACTGTGGGCTGTGTTGTCACAGACACTGCAGGGATCAAGTGAGAGTGGAGTGTAAGAAGAGGCCAGAGACTAAAGGTGACCCGGGCCCCCCTGGCGCACCCGGGCCAGCCACACCACTTCCTCCTACCGGCTGTG GCTCCGAGGAAGGTCTCTCCTATACACTCTCCCCGCATCTGGAGTCTGGTTGCCACCTTCACCATGCTTGGACTCAGACGGAGTCCTCACACTCTTCCTGGGAGCCAGAGATG GTGCCCTGCCCAGCGCCAGTTTTACCATCCAAAGCTTCCTCGAAGTCCAGCGCCTGA
- the Rasgrp4 gene encoding RAS guanyl-releasing protein 4 isoform X1: MNRKDIKRKSHQECSGKAGGHGRPRQARRHKTCPTPREISKVMASLNLGVLSESSCSVDELLEECIRCFDSSGSLCRGDHILKMVLTMHSWVLPSSDLAARLLTSYQKAAKDARELRQLQICYLVRYWLTHHPEVVHQEPQLEAIINRFWTTVAQEGNMAQRSLGDASNLLSPGGPGPPPPMSSPGLGKKRKVSLLFDHLETEELAEHLTYLEFRSFQAITPQDLRGYVLQGSVRGCPALEGSVGLSNSVSCWVQVMVLSRPGPVQRAQVVDKFIRVAQRLRQMQNFNTLMAVTGGLCHSAISRLKDSHVHLSPDSTKALLELTELLSSHNNYAYYRRTWASCTGFRLPVLGVHLKDLVSLYEAHPDRLPDGRLHLPKLNSLYLRLQELAALQRQHPPCSANEDLLHLLTLSLDLFYTEDEIYELSYAREPRCPKSLPPSPFKAPVVVEWAHGVTPKPDSATLGQHVEQLVESVFKNYDPEGHGSISLEDFEKLSGNFPFACHGLHPPPRHGSGSFSREELTKYLLHASAICSKLGLAFLHAFQEVTFRKPTFCHSCNGFVSTGPLWGVTKRGYRCQDCGLCCHRHCRDQVRVECKKRPETKGDPGPPGAPGPATPLPPTGCGSEEGLSYTLSPHLESGCHLHHAWTQTESSHSSWEPEMVPCPAPVLPSKASSKSSA; this comes from the exons ATGAACCGGAAAGACATCAAAAG GAAGTCTCATCAGGAATGctctgggaaggcaggagggcaTGGTCGGCCGAGACAGGCCCGCCGCCACAAGACGTGTCCCACCCCCCGGGAAATCAGCAAGGTCATGGCTTCCCTGAACCTGGGCGTGCTGAGTGAGAGCAGCTGCAGTGTGGATGAGCTACTGGAGGAATGCATCCGGTGCTTTG atTCATCTGGCAGCCTATGCCGAGGGGACCACATTCTCAAGATGGTGCTTACCATGCACAGCTGGGTGCTGCCATCCTCAGACCTTGCTGCCCGCCTGCTGACTTC GTATCAGAAGGCTGCCAAAGATGCTCGGGAGCTAAGACAGCTACAGATCTGTTACCTGGTCAG GTACTGGCTGACCCATCACCCCGAGGTAGTGCACCAGGAACCCCAGCTGGAAGCAATCATAAACCGGTTTTGGACCACTGTAGCTCAGGAGGGGAACATGGCCCAAAGGAGCCTAGGAGATGCCTCCAATCT GCTGAGTCCTGGAGGGCCCGGTCCCCCACCTCCCATGAGCAGCCCAGGCCTGGGCAAAAAGCGGAAAGTGTCCTTGCTGTTCGATCACCTGGAGACAGAGGAGCTGGCAGAGCACCTTACTTACCTGGAGTTCCGGTCCTTCCAGGCCATCACG CCCCAAGACCTGCGGGGCTATGTTTTGCAGGGCTCGGTGAGAGGTTGTCCTGCTCTGGAAGGTTCTGTGGGTCTGAGCAACAGTGTGTCCTGCTGGGTACAGGTCATGGTGCTGAGTCGTCCTGGGCCTGTGCAGCGTGCCCAGGTAGTGGATAAATTCATTCGTGTGGCACAG AGGCTTCGCCAGATGCAGAATTTCAACACACTGATGGCGGTCACGGGGGGTCTGTGTCATAGCGCCATCTCCAGACTCAAGGACTCCCATGTCCATCTGAGCCCTGACAGCACTAAG GCCCTGCTGGAGCTGACAGAGCTCCTCTCTTCCCACAACAACTATGCCTACTACCGCCGCACCTGGGCCAGCTGCACTGGCTTCCGGCTGCCAGTACTGGGTGTTCACCTCAAGGACCTGGTATCTCTGTATGAGGCCCATCCAGACAGGTTGCCAGATGGCCGCCTGCACCTACCCAAGCTGAATAGCCTCTATCTACGGCTGCAGGAGCTggcagcactccagagacagcaTCCCCCGTGCAGTGCCAATGAGGACCTGCTACACCTGCTGACG CTCTCCCTGGATCTCTTCTACACGGAAGATGAGATCTACGAGCTTTCTTATGCCCGGGAGCCACGTTGTCCCAAGAGTCTG CCCCCATCCCCCTTCAAAGCGCCTGTGGTGGTAGAGTGGGCCCATGGTGTGACGCCAAAGCCAGACAGTGCGACTCTGGGTCAGCATGTGGAACAGCTAGTGGAG TCCGTGTTCAAGAACTATGACCCAGAAGGCCATGGCTCTATTTCTCTGGAGGACTTTGAGAAGCTGTCAGGCAACTTCCCCTTTGCCTGCCATGGGCTTCACCCACCTCCCCGCCACGG GAGTGGCTCCTTCAGCAGAGAGGAGCTGACCAAGTATCTGCTCCATGCCAGCGCCATCTGCTCCAAGCTGGGCCTGGCTTTCCTGCACGCCTTCCAGGAGGTCACCTTCCGCAAGCCCACCTTCTGTCACAGCTGCAACGGCTTCGTGAGCACTGGCCCT ctctggggggtcACCAAGCGAGGCTATCGCTGTCAGG ACTGTGGGCTGTGTTGTCACAGACACTGCAGGGATCAAGTGAGAGTGGAGTGTAAGAAGAGGCCAGAGACTAAAGGTGACCCGGGCCCCCCTGGCGCACCCGGGCCAGCCACACCACTTCCTCCTACCGGCTGTG GCTCCGAGGAAGGTCTCTCCTATACACTCTCCCCGCATCTGGAGTCTGGTTGCCACCTTCACCATGCTTGGACTCAGACGGAGTCCTCACACTCTTCCTGGGAGCCAGAGATG GTGCCCTGCCCAGCGCCAGTTTTACCATCCAAAGCTTCCTCGAAGTCCAGCGCCTGA
- the Rasgrp4 gene encoding RAS guanyl-releasing protein 4 isoform X2, translating to MNRKDIKRKSHQECSGKAGGHGRPRQARRHKTCPTPREISKVMASLNLGVLSESSCSVDELLEECIRCFDSSGSLCRGDHILKMVLTMHSWVLPSSDLAARLLTSYQKAAKDARELRQLQICYLVRYWLTHHPEVVHQEPQLEAIINRFWTTVAQEGNMAQRSLGDASNLLSPGGPGPPPPMSSPGLGKKRKVSLLFDHLETEELAEHLTYLEFRSFQAITPQDLRGYVLQGSVRGCPALEGSVGLSNSVSCWVQVMVLSRPGPVQRAQVVDKFIRVAQRLRQMQNFNTLMAVTGGLCHSAISRLKDSHVHLSPDSTKALLELTELLSSHNNYAYYRRTWASCTGFRLPVLGVHLKDLVSLYEAHPDRLPDGRLHLPKLNSLYLRLQELAALQRQHPPCSANEDLLHLLTLSLDLFYTEDEIYELSYAREPRCPKSLPPSPFKAPVVVEWAHGVTPKPDSATLGQHVEQLVESVFKNYDPEGHGSISLEDFEKLSGNFPFACHGLHPPPRHGSGSFSREELTKYLLHASAICSKLGLAFLHAFQEVTFRKPTFCHSCNGFLWGVTKRGYRCQDCGLCCHRHCRDQVRVECKKRPETKGDPGPPGAPGPATPLPPTGCGSEEGLSYTLSPHLESGCHLHHAWTQTESSHSSWEPEMVPCPAPVLPSKASSKSSA from the exons ATGAACCGGAAAGACATCAAAAG GAAGTCTCATCAGGAATGctctgggaaggcaggagggcaTGGTCGGCCGAGACAGGCCCGCCGCCACAAGACGTGTCCCACCCCCCGGGAAATCAGCAAGGTCATGGCTTCCCTGAACCTGGGCGTGCTGAGTGAGAGCAGCTGCAGTGTGGATGAGCTACTGGAGGAATGCATCCGGTGCTTTG atTCATCTGGCAGCCTATGCCGAGGGGACCACATTCTCAAGATGGTGCTTACCATGCACAGCTGGGTGCTGCCATCCTCAGACCTTGCTGCCCGCCTGCTGACTTC GTATCAGAAGGCTGCCAAAGATGCTCGGGAGCTAAGACAGCTACAGATCTGTTACCTGGTCAG GTACTGGCTGACCCATCACCCCGAGGTAGTGCACCAGGAACCCCAGCTGGAAGCAATCATAAACCGGTTTTGGACCACTGTAGCTCAGGAGGGGAACATGGCCCAAAGGAGCCTAGGAGATGCCTCCAATCT GCTGAGTCCTGGAGGGCCCGGTCCCCCACCTCCCATGAGCAGCCCAGGCCTGGGCAAAAAGCGGAAAGTGTCCTTGCTGTTCGATCACCTGGAGACAGAGGAGCTGGCAGAGCACCTTACTTACCTGGAGTTCCGGTCCTTCCAGGCCATCACG CCCCAAGACCTGCGGGGCTATGTTTTGCAGGGCTCGGTGAGAGGTTGTCCTGCTCTGGAAGGTTCTGTGGGTCTGAGCAACAGTGTGTCCTGCTGGGTACAGGTCATGGTGCTGAGTCGTCCTGGGCCTGTGCAGCGTGCCCAGGTAGTGGATAAATTCATTCGTGTGGCACAG AGGCTTCGCCAGATGCAGAATTTCAACACACTGATGGCGGTCACGGGGGGTCTGTGTCATAGCGCCATCTCCAGACTCAAGGACTCCCATGTCCATCTGAGCCCTGACAGCACTAAG GCCCTGCTGGAGCTGACAGAGCTCCTCTCTTCCCACAACAACTATGCCTACTACCGCCGCACCTGGGCCAGCTGCACTGGCTTCCGGCTGCCAGTACTGGGTGTTCACCTCAAGGACCTGGTATCTCTGTATGAGGCCCATCCAGACAGGTTGCCAGATGGCCGCCTGCACCTACCCAAGCTGAATAGCCTCTATCTACGGCTGCAGGAGCTggcagcactccagagacagcaTCCCCCGTGCAGTGCCAATGAGGACCTGCTACACCTGCTGACG CTCTCCCTGGATCTCTTCTACACGGAAGATGAGATCTACGAGCTTTCTTATGCCCGGGAGCCACGTTGTCCCAAGAGTCTG CCCCCATCCCCCTTCAAAGCGCCTGTGGTGGTAGAGTGGGCCCATGGTGTGACGCCAAAGCCAGACAGTGCGACTCTGGGTCAGCATGTGGAACAGCTAGTGGAG TCCGTGTTCAAGAACTATGACCCAGAAGGCCATGGCTCTATTTCTCTGGAGGACTTTGAGAAGCTGTCAGGCAACTTCCCCTTTGCCTGCCATGGGCTTCACCCACCTCCCCGCCACGG GAGTGGCTCCTTCAGCAGAGAGGAGCTGACCAAGTATCTGCTCCATGCCAGCGCCATCTGCTCCAAGCTGGGCCTGGCTTTCCTGCACGCCTTCCAGGAGGTCACCTTCCGCAAGCCCACCTTCTGTCACAGCTGCAACGGCTTC ctctggggggtcACCAAGCGAGGCTATCGCTGTCAGG ACTGTGGGCTGTGTTGTCACAGACACTGCAGGGATCAAGTGAGAGTGGAGTGTAAGAAGAGGCCAGAGACTAAAGGTGACCCGGGCCCCCCTGGCGCACCCGGGCCAGCCACACCACTTCCTCCTACCGGCTGTG GCTCCGAGGAAGGTCTCTCCTATACACTCTCCCCGCATCTGGAGTCTGGTTGCCACCTTCACCATGCTTGGACTCAGACGGAGTCCTCACACTCTTCCTGGGAGCCAGAGATG GTGCCCTGCCCAGCGCCAGTTTTACCATCCAAAGCTTCCTCGAAGTCCAGCGCCTGA